From the Hordeum vulgare subsp. vulgare chromosome 1H, MorexV3_pseudomolecules_assembly, whole genome shotgun sequence genome, the window ACAGGTTGGACTTCTGTTCTGCTGTTCTGCGAACAGCACGGCACGGCGGCACCATGGCAGACGGCGCAGCGGCATTAGCCGGCTCTCATAATTCTCGTATAGTGCCGCCTGTTGCCTGACTGCAAATCTATCGCCACCGAGCCATCGATTCAACTCGAAGCAAAAAAGATCGATAATCTGGCCAGACCACGAAACGTACATACTTGGCAGCAGCTGAGGTTTCATCTATAGATCGAATCAATCCAGGAGACGAGGCAACGTTAGCTCAAAACTTCAAATTTTCACACGAATACATACATGTACCCGGACCCAAATTGGGGACCCTTGGATTATTGAGGCCCTGGGCGAGCGCACAGCTGGCACATGCCCTTCAACGGCCCTGCTAAGAGATCTGATCGTTAATCTTAACCAAAAGAGAGATCTTATCATTTATACGGGTGGCTCAGAATGGGGCACAATATATGcaccataaaaaaaattgaaatgaaGGTAAGCATGCCTAACGTCCTATAAATACCCTTGCCCCCGTAGTCACTCCTCAGTCCTCACCAAGGCACTTCTGGGTGTCCAAATAAGCGCACTAGTGAGAAACGTTGAAAGGAGTGAAATCAAGCAAGGTTTCGGTATGGCTTTCAGGAGAGCACTGTTGTGCCTTCTTGGCATGCTGATAGCTTCCTCTGCCATTGCCGTTTCTGATTCTGGTATCTACTACCAGATTGGTTTGATGGTATGTGCGTGCAAAGCATGACAACATAGTGGCCTTTTGTTCATTTTTTATTTGTATGTATTACATTATTCAAAATTTGTACACATGCATGCTAGTTACGACATACGAAGTCTAATGGATGAATCTacaatctaaaatatgtctatacacatccgtatatagtccgtagtggaatctctaaaaagacttatatatttaggaacggagggagtagcattcaGTTGTTCACTGTACATATATATGCTTCACCAAGGACGTCTAGTATGTGTGAAACGCAGCATGCATCTTGAGGGATGTTGACAGATTAGCATGAACATGCATGGTTTTATGGACCACCTGTTTGTCGAGGTCTTAGTCGAATATTTCACCACTGGAAAACATGACtcacacgtgatgtaataatccaTGGATACAGTGGCCGGGAGCATACTGTGTGCAGACCACCGGCGGATGCTGCATGCCCAAGAGCCCCATCGTGCCGGCGGCCGACTTCTACGTCTCGGGCTTTACTGTCTTCAACGCGACGACCGACGCCCCCGAGACCAGCTGCAGCAGCACTCCTTTCAACTCCGACGAGGTAACTAATTTGCTTTCAACTCCGACGAGGTAACAATGCAAATTTCCTGTCCGATCGATGCAAAGCTTTGCGGATTCTTTTCTTACCACTGCGATGCACATGCAATGTTTTGCGTTAACTGCAGATTCTGGAAATCAGCGGTCTAAGGCAGTACTGGAGCAACATCAAGTGCCCCAGCAACAACGGCCAGAAGAGCTGGAAGAGCGCCTGGAAGACGTCCGGCGTCTGCTCCGGCCTTGACGACAAGGCTTACTTCCAAGCCGCCATCGCCCTCCGTAGCAAGATCAACCCCCTCTCTCGCCTCGTTTCCAAAGGTGACGCATGCATCCATGGCTCATGACCGCCGTTTTCCTGGAAAGGAAATCATCACCATTCAGTACGTCATGCATTGCAGGGATCAAGCCCGACTTTGGCCTGTACAGCTTGGAGAAGATCAAGAAGGCCATCCAGGTGGGCACCGGTGTGGCGCCGCTGATCCAGTGTAGCGAAGGGCCGTTCGATAAGTTCCAGCTGTACCAGATCTTCATCTGCGTGGCCGAGGACGCCAAAACGCTCATCGAGTGCCCGAAACCGCAGAAGTTCACGTGCTCCGACGAGATCCTCTTCCACCCCTTCAAGAAGTGGATGCTAAAGCAGGCCGCGTCCTCGGTGTCCTTTGCCGAAGCATTTGAGATGGCCGGCGCCGCCATGGGATACTGAGCTACAGCTGCAGATTGGTAGCCGATCAGGCGGTCAGGCCTCGTCTTGTGGGTTGCGTTCCAGTGAATAATTAATACGTACTAGTATATGCGTGGAATTATGTTCTTTCCTTCTTCAGACGTTCATCTCGCTCGTGTTGTtatgtgataataataataatgtaaCCCGAGGGTACCGCAATATTGATTACTCAGTCGATCTGTAACGCTTTCATGAATAATACCTTGTTACCTCCATCCATTATGGTTTTTTGGTCCCTTGGTATTTTATGTTCAACCTTGACAAAAAATTTAACTAACATCAATGATAAATTTGAACACCACAGGTGTTATTACCTCTAACTAGGCTGGCCGGATCATCAATTTTTCTTTGTTTATGTGCGTTTGGTTGGAAGGTAGTTTACGTTGTTTTGGTAGTTCTGATATTTGGAGATGTAAAAGGTAATATCGATTATACAGAGTCCAGATTAATTTATGCCCGAAACCGCAAAAGTTCACGTGCTCCGACGAGATCATCTTCCACCCCTTCAAGAAGTGGATGCTAAAGCAGTCCGCGTCCTCGGTGTCCTACGCTGAAGCATTCGAGATGGCCGGCGCCGCCATGTGATACTGAGCTGCAGCCGCAGATCGGTAGCGATCGGGCCTCGACTTGTGGCTTGCGTTCCAGTGAATaattaataataataatgatgttcTTGCCTTTCCGGACATTCATCTTGCGAGTGATGTGatatgataataataataataataataataataataataataagagtcgGTCTGTAACACTTTCATGAATAATACTGTATTACCTTGATTCTGGTTTATTGGTTCcttcatattttgttttctgatttgaTCACAAATTTAACTAACAAAATATTAATGCATGTCACTaaaaaattatatcattgaaCTCGTATTTGTACATAGTttctgatgatatcattttttgctatgtatattatatatttttattaGTTAAAATCATGGTTAAAATATAATGCTAAATACGAGGGAGACTAATAAACCAGGACGGAGGTAGTAATCAAGGTTCAAAATATGGGATATCAAGTTCATTCCAGTTTGGCTTCAACATATCAGATGTCGGATATCAGGTGATATATCGGACGATATATAGATTATCagaggatttttttttcaaaatgtcGGATATCAGGTGATATAAAGATACATGAATGTTTTTCATTATTCTTAGTCATAAAATGTGTTTTAAGGTAAACAAAATGTATGATGTCAATGCTTTTTAGCATAGCAATTTTGGATTCCTAGTTTGCTAACTTGTTAGTCAAGATACTATCAGGAACTAGTCACAAAATCATTactataaaataaaaacaatatgttctatatgtatatgtataaaaCATCATGTGTGAGTTTGCTAATATGATGTTGTAACTGCGTAATCTTATTTTCCCAACTTTTTCATAGAAACTTTTGATCATATATGTATCGGTCTATGTCAATGGACATATCGGCTCAGATATCAGCCATTTCGGTCCATATCGGATGATATGTAATGTTTATATCGGTAGAGCACCGAAAATGATATATCGGCCTATATATCGACCGTATTGGCCTGAATTTAAAAGCTTGGTAGTATATGGACCAACGATGAGCAACCGAATAGTAGGGCGGTATGGATCGAAGCAATCCGATAAAACAAGAGCGACCCAGGCGGGCAGTATAGACCGATGAAGCTTAACGCAATGATTCAAAAGAGCTAAGCGTTAATATGCATGTTTTGCATGTAGTTGAGATCCCAGCATGGGTGGCACAGACCCCGCTCAAACCATCGGGTAGAGAGCCCGGTAAAACCAGAGCGATCAGGATGAGCTGTATGGACTAACAAAGTTTAGTGCATGCAATGATTCAAAAAAAGAGCCGAGCACCACGGTGCTAGCCCAATGAAATAATCAAATGGATAAAACAAGAGCGGCCGAGACATGCAGTATGGACCGACAGAGCTTAACGAAATGAGTCAAAAAAGAGGGGCGTCGTCCGTTGGCAGTTAACGTGACTGGTTATGCCTGGTTTCGTTTGTACGTAGCTAAAATCCTAGTTGTGAGCTAAACGTTGATACGCGCGCTGCATGTAATTGAGATCCGAGTGGGTGCCACAGACCCTGCTTAAACCATCGGGTGGACAACCCGATACAACAAGAGTGACCGAGACACGGGCATTATATAGACCAACGAAGAGCGGCCGAATCAGGCAGTATGAATCGAAGCAGTCAGATAAAACAAGAGCGACCGAGACGGACAGTATAGACCGACGAAACTTAATGCAATGATTAAAAAAAAAGTCGAGCACCATGGAGCTTAATGAAATGGTGCGGATAAAACAAGAACGACCCGGAGGTTCAGTATCAAAAAAGAGCCAAGTGGTAAGTAATGCTCCCTTCGTGAAGATATAAAGTGTCGCTGTGAAACTTATCTGACCATCATAAGCATATTATATCAGCTTATGTTAGGCAAGCTTCATAGGGACAGTCATATCTTCCACAAAGGTACAATGACCAACATAGCTTACTGGTTCTGGAAGAGGAGGCAATTTAACCTAGTCCCGTCGCTCCTCAAGTGGCGAGGTGTGACTAAACACAAGTCCAAGGtcataagaatttccatattGACCTTGGACATATAAGAGTTCCGAATCGAATCTCTTTAGAAAGAGGATCTTTTGTCTCATGGTAGCCTGCTGCAGTCCCCTTACGAAACTTTCGTTATTGGGTTAGCCATACACTTTACATGTATGCCGAGTTTTTTCTATAAATAACTCCACAAATATATGACACCTGTCATTCCAAttaagaaaaaaaataggaaaatgttTGGTTAGTTTCTGTTAGTCAAAACCCGGCAAACGAAGGCCACCGTCACAGCTCCGTCCATTGCTACCAGACATGGCCATGTCAGTTTTCGCCGAGTTGTTTCTGTCGGGAACTCGGCAAACTATTTTGTTCACCGGCTTTTTTTTGTTCGCTGAGTCGTTTTCCGTCAGAAGATGGCAAACGACACTGCCCTGCCGAGTTACGAATTATTGCCGAGTTCATGTTCGGGATCAAACTCGGTAGATAGAAATTCATTGAGTACCCGACAGAATGCACTCGACGAAGAATTGGAACTCAGGACAAAAGGCGATTCTAGTAGTATATGAACTATGTAGGTGGATCATATACCATGAGTAAACCTTACGGCAAAATATGACAACCTAAATGGCAACAAATTTTGCAAACAATTCCCCATCAACACTTTGTTTGTTTGCCGCGGTGCGCCACCGCTCCCAGCTGGCCCCTCCGgtccacaacgacgacgacggcgacaaccctACTAACATGCTTATTATCCTGCCATCAGAGGAGGACCACTCGTTGTTTAGTGATTCTCGAGCGTTCATTTGGGTTGCTAGGGGCGATGCTGCTCGTGGAGCCACAAACTTTTCGATCAATCTAAGTGGCTGCCACCCTCTTAGATAGTGACGCGCCCATATTCATGCTATGACACATGTGAGTAGGGTCATGAGCATCATACATTTGGGGTCGTTGTTTGGCTGAAATTTTCACAACCGTGTGTTTGTTCTTTATGCACTAGACATTCAATCACA encodes:
- the LOC123421354 gene encoding ribonuclease 1-like; the protein is MAFRRALLCLLGMLIASSAIAVSDSGIYYQIGLMWPGAYCVQTTGGCCMPKSPIVPAADFYVSGFTVFNATTDAPETSCSSTPFNSDEILEISGLRQYWSNIKCPSNNGQKSWKSAWKTSGVCSGLDDKAYFQAAIALRSKINPLSRLVSKGIKPDFGLYSLEKIKKAIQVGTGVAPLIQCSEGPFDKFQLYQIFICVAEDAKTLIECPKPQKFTCSDEILFHPFKKWMLKQAASSVSFAEAFEMAGAAMGY